From the Maioricimonas rarisocia genome, one window contains:
- a CDS encoding BON domain-containing protein — translation MRGRLHKRSLAISSSATLPMLSTALDDPVPSSASSDIYRDCPPAGDRREIERNVRNTLVDQPGLKFSSLVVRRIHDGVCLEGVLEVSDDTDGTDVSNLARQVAGVDNVINRLLVCDTGSRAVR, via the coding sequence ATGCGTGGCCGCCTCCACAAGCGCTCTCTGGCGATCAGTTCTTCAGCGACTCTCCCCATGCTCTCCACTGCACTTGATGACCCGGTTCCCTCCTCGGCTTCCTCGGACATCTATCGGGACTGCCCTCCCGCTGGTGACCGGCGCGAGATCGAACGAAACGTCCGAAACACGCTGGTCGATCAGCCGGGACTGAAGTTCTCGTCGCTCGTCGTCCGCAGGATCCACGATGGCGTCTGCCTCGAAGGGGTCCTGGAAGTCTCGGACGACACCGACGGGACGGATGTCAGCAACCTGGCCCGTCAGGTGGCCGGCGTCGACAACGTCATCAACCGGCTGCTCGTCTGCGACACCGGTTCCCGCGCTGTCCGCTGA
- a CDS encoding zinc-dependent alcohol dehydrogenase family protein — translation MRAAQFEECGDPESVLTVREQPVPQPGPGQVRVRMLASPINPSDIMYVRGVYGRTPQLPATPGFEGVGVVEESGGGLLGRLIVGKRVCTLTADGGAWAEYAVVDAKKAIPLPSSLTDEQGATFFVNPATALIMTRKVLAVPKGEWLLQTAAGSALGKMVIRLGAHYGFRTINVVRRTEKADELKNLGADVVLVFDPERDSAEEFAKQVRELTAGGVQYAIDPVGGATGSAVVESLGNQASMLVYGTLSFEPLTFSPRALMGHLAGIRGFWLGPWMEQQSLPAKLRIVSEIKRLIASGILGTDVAESVPLDSIQTAVATAQESGREGKVLLQLGNGAVTG, via the coding sequence ATGCGTGCAGCACAGTTCGAGGAATGTGGTGACCCGGAATCGGTCCTGACTGTCCGGGAGCAACCCGTTCCCCAGCCCGGCCCCGGGCAGGTTCGCGTCCGCATGCTGGCGAGCCCGATCAATCCCTCCGACATCATGTACGTACGCGGCGTCTACGGCCGCACGCCTCAGCTGCCGGCGACGCCCGGCTTCGAGGGGGTCGGCGTCGTCGAAGAGAGTGGCGGCGGACTGCTCGGACGGCTGATCGTCGGCAAACGCGTCTGCACACTCACAGCCGACGGCGGTGCCTGGGCCGAGTACGCCGTCGTTGACGCAAAGAAAGCCATCCCCCTTCCCTCCTCGCTGACCGACGAGCAGGGGGCGACGTTCTTCGTGAACCCGGCGACCGCGCTGATCATGACGCGCAAGGTGCTCGCGGTGCCGAAAGGAGAATGGCTGCTGCAGACAGCGGCCGGCTCCGCACTGGGAAAGATGGTGATCCGCCTGGGAGCACATTACGGCTTCCGGACCATCAACGTCGTCCGCCGGACCGAGAAGGCAGACGAACTGAAGAATCTGGGAGCCGACGTCGTTCTCGTCTTCGATCCCGAACGGGACTCTGCCGAGGAGTTTGCCAAACAGGTCCGCGAGCTGACGGCCGGCGGCGTGCAGTACGCGATCGACCCGGTCGGAGGTGCGACCGGATCGGCCGTGGTCGAGTCGCTGGGAAATCAGGCGTCGATGCTTGTCTACGGCACGCTGTCATTCGAGCCGCTGACCTTCTCGCCCCGGGCCCTGATGGGGCACCTGGCCGGGATCCGCGGTTTCTGGCTCGGCCCGTGGATGGAACAGCAGTCGTTGCCGGCGAAGCTGCGGATCGTCTCCGAGATCAAACGGCTGATCGCGTCCGGCATTCTGGGGACGGACGTTGCCGAGTCCGTGCCCCTGGATTCGATCCAGACAGCCGTCGCCACCGCGCAGGAGTCTGGCCGGGAAGGCAAGGTGCTGCTGCAGCTCGGCAACGGTGCCGTCACCGGCTGA
- a CDS encoding SGNH/GDSL hydrolase family protein: MFRFLVTASCLVATVSLAGPLAAQQQARRRPPNPAFAKVEDKPGLPRVLLIGDSISIGYTVAVREKLEGEANVHRIPVNGGPTTRGVDQIDAWLGDSEWDVIHFNWGLHDLKYINDKGQLVDPDKGHQQVSLADYEKNLRELVKRLQQTGAQLIWCATTPVPPGAKGRVPGDEVKYNDVAAKVMQEMGVEINDLYAYAKPRLSEIQRPANVHFSPAGSAVLAEQVASSIREALKAQKQNES; encoded by the coding sequence ATGTTCCGCTTCCTTGTCACCGCCTCATGTCTTGTCGCCACGGTATCTCTGGCTGGTCCGCTGGCGGCCCAGCAGCAGGCCCGTCGCCGGCCGCCCAATCCCGCCTTCGCGAAAGTGGAAGACAAGCCGGGGCTGCCGCGTGTGCTGCTCATCGGCGACTCGATCTCGATCGGCTATACGGTGGCGGTGCGGGAGAAGCTCGAAGGGGAGGCGAACGTCCATCGCATTCCCGTCAACGGCGGGCCAACGACACGCGGCGTCGACCAGATCGATGCCTGGCTGGGGGACAGCGAGTGGGACGTGATCCACTTCAACTGGGGACTGCACGACCTGAAGTACATCAATGACAAGGGGCAACTGGTCGACCCCGACAAGGGACATCAGCAGGTCTCGCTGGCGGACTACGAAAAGAACCTCCGCGAACTGGTGAAGCGACTGCAGCAGACCGGAGCCCAGCTCATCTGGTGTGCAACGACGCCGGTTCCGCCGGGAGCGAAGGGTCGCGTCCCGGGGGACGAGGTGAAATACAACGACGTGGCCGCGAAGGTCATGCAGGAGATGGGCGTCGAGATCAACGATCTGTACGCGTATGCGAAGCCGCGGCTGAGTGAGATCCAGCGACCGGCGAACGTGCACTTCAGTCCCGCGGGCTCGGCGGTACTGGCCGAGCAGGTGGCCAGTTCGATCCGCGAGGCACTGAAGGCACAGAAACAGAACGAGTCGTAG
- a CDS encoding UDP-N-acetylmuramoyl-L-alanyl-D-glutamate--2,6-diaminopimelate ligase, with amino-acid sequence MTRTPNSVSLKRLLPTASFVGCADIAVTDAVEHHEACTPGCLFAAISGGRTDGSTLAPQAVQRGAAAVLTHRPLASIDVPQCIVPDVRTAFSQISHALQSYPTRRLGVVGITGTNGKSTVAWLVRGILEANGRPGGLLGTIEYSDGRNVTASQLTTPDSRTFAHWLGTMVRNRTRFAAVELSSHALDQGRVAGTLVDCAIVTNITRDHFDYHGDFAGYRTAKARILPLLKRSGSLILNADDPGSASLAELADSHIQIRTFSIDGGADVTGTIVEESPSGTHFRITAGTDSVEVFSPLVGRHNVSNSLAATVAALHFGLSLKDIAAGLEAVDVVPGRLERIECGQPFPVFVDYAHTDDALRHALASLRPITKGRLICVFGAGGDRDRSKRPLMGQAAAAADAIVVTSDNPRSENPTDIINDIVAGIGDDHPCTIIESDRERAIGRALDLATAGDTVLIAGKGHETSQTIGNQQIPFDDRVVSRRQLTRSRIEQREQEARVRA; translated from the coding sequence ATGACCCGCACTCCCAACTCCGTAAGCCTGAAGCGACTGCTCCCGACGGCAAGTTTCGTCGGTTGTGCAGACATCGCCGTCACGGACGCGGTAGAGCATCACGAAGCCTGCACACCCGGTTGTCTGTTTGCGGCCATTTCCGGTGGACGGACGGACGGTTCGACACTTGCCCCCCAGGCCGTGCAACGCGGCGCTGCCGCCGTCCTCACCCACCGCCCCCTCGCCTCAATCGACGTCCCGCAGTGCATCGTCCCCGACGTTCGCACCGCCTTTTCCCAGATCAGCCATGCCCTCCAGAGCTACCCCACGCGACGACTTGGCGTCGTGGGAATCACCGGCACCAACGGCAAAAGCACCGTCGCCTGGCTGGTCCGTGGAATCCTCGAAGCGAACGGTCGACCGGGCGGACTGCTCGGCACCATTGAATACAGCGACGGCCGGAACGTCACCGCCTCGCAGCTGACCACACCCGACTCCCGCACATTCGCCCACTGGTTGGGCACGATGGTTCGCAACCGCACCCGGTTCGCCGCCGTCGAACTCTCCAGCCACGCCCTCGATCAGGGCCGCGTGGCCGGCACACTCGTCGACTGTGCGATCGTCACCAACATCACTCGCGACCATTTCGACTACCACGGCGACTTCGCCGGGTACCGCACCGCCAAGGCCCGAATCCTGCCGCTGCTCAAGCGGAGTGGTTCGCTGATCCTCAATGCGGACGACCCGGGAAGTGCCTCACTCGCCGAACTGGCCGACTCACACATCCAGATCAGAACGTTCTCCATCGATGGTGGGGCCGATGTGACCGGCACGATCGTCGAGGAGAGCCCCAGCGGCACACACTTCCGGATCACCGCCGGCACCGACAGCGTGGAGGTCTTTTCGCCACTCGTCGGCCGCCACAATGTTTCCAACAGCCTCGCCGCGACAGTTGCGGCCCTGCATTTCGGTCTCTCACTCAAAGACATTGCTGCCGGACTCGAAGCGGTGGACGTCGTCCCCGGACGGCTCGAACGGATCGAGTGTGGCCAGCCCTTTCCGGTCTTCGTTGATTACGCCCACACCGACGACGCCCTCAGGCACGCCCTGGCCTCACTGCGGCCAATCACGAAAGGGCGACTGATCTGTGTCTTCGGAGCCGGCGGAGATCGCGACCGCAGCAAGCGGCCCCTGATGGGACAGGCTGCTGCCGCCGCAGATGCCATCGTTGTCACCAGCGACAACCCCCGCAGCGAGAACCCGACAGACATCATCAACGATATTGTCGCCGGTATCGGCGACGACCATCCCTGCACGATCATCGAATCGGACCGCGAACGGGCGATCGGACGCGCCCTCGATCTGGCCACGGCCGGAGACACGGTCCTGATCGCCGGCAAGGGACACGAAACCAGTCAGACGATCGGCAACCAGCAGATCCCTTTTGACGACCGTGTCGTCAGCCGCCGACAACTCACCCGCTCGCGTATCGAACAACGCGAACAGGAAGCACGGGTGCGGGCCTGA